From Apium graveolens cultivar Ventura chromosome 9, ASM990537v1, whole genome shotgun sequence, the proteins below share one genomic window:
- the LOC141686965 gene encoding transcription factor bHLH130-like gives MEHHQQQQQQQMNSGLTRYRSAPSSYFADMLNGSLFGGEEVADQFVNTRAASPDSDRFFSRFMSSCGGEDLNLPNVSVVRSSSFANEAVHSQFMVQMKHEPDVPQAQQQQQMGSLGINNLAQMKMGGGNNSNLIRQSSSPAGLFAQVNIDNAGHGYAVMRGMGNSGPASSTHVDSSFSSGSRLNNQMDFPPSTPSSSSILPRAFKVEAKSFGAGRPELGNYGERRINDGGYLSGGSRDTSWDDSSLLSDDFLADLAGNDRNTFSNLNSSRNQTGEGGSLPSTALAHHLSLPTSSAELSAMEHLLHFPDSVPLKIRAKRGCATHPRSIAERVRRTKISERMRKLQELVPNMDKQTNTADMLDLAVDYIKDLQKEVKTLSDVRANCRCSSKQKT, from the exons ATGGAGCACCatcagcagcagcagcagcagcagatGAACTCGGGGTTGACTCGTTACCGATCTGCTCCGAGTTCTTACTTTGCTGATATGTTGAATGGTAGTTTGTTTGGTGGTGAAGAAGTTGCTGACCAGTTTGTAAACACTAGGGCTGCAAGTCCAGATTCTGATAGGTTTTTTTCGAGATTTATGTCGAGTTGTGGCGGTGAGGATTTGAATTTACCGAATGTTTCTGTTGTTAGGTCGAGTTCTTTTGCAAATGAGGCAGTTCATAGCCAATTTATGGTTCAAATGAAGCATGAACCAGATGTGCCTCAGGCTCAGCAGCAGCAGCAGATGGGGTCATTGGGAATTAATAATTTGGCTCAGATGAAGATGGGTGGTGGAAACAATTCGAATCTCATTCGACAAAGTAGCTCTCCTGCTGGATTATTCGCCCAAGTCAATATCGATAATG CTGGCCATGGCTATGCTGTTATGAGAGGCATGGGAAATTCTGGACCTGCAAGTAGTACTCATGTAGATTCCTCGTTTTCCTCTGGTAGCCGATTGAACAATCAAATGGACTTTCCCCCGAGCACACCTTCGTCTTCAAGCATACTGCCTCGTGCTTTTAAGGTTGAGGCCAAAAGCTTTGGTGCGGGTAGGCCTGAGCTTGGAAACTATGGTGAAAGACGGATAAATGATGGGGGTTATTTGTCAGGTGGTTCCCGAGATACTTCATGGGATGATTCATCACTCTTATCTGATGATTTCCTTGCAGACCTTGCAGGAAATGATAGAAATACCTTTTCTAATTTAAATTCATCCCGGAATCAG ACCGGTGAAGGTGGAAGTCTCCCTTCGACTGCATTGGCTCATCACTTAAGTTTGCCAACAAGTTCAGCGGAATTGTCTGCTATGGAACATCTATTGCACTTTCCGGACTCTGTTCCTCTAAAAATCAGAGCCAAGAGGGGTTGTGCAACACATCCGCGTAGCATTGCTGAAAGA GTGAGACGAACCAAAATCAGTGAAAGAATGAGGAAGTTACAAGAGCTTGTGCCAAACATGGATAAG CAAACGAATACAGCAGACATGTTGGATTTGGCTGTCGACTACATTAAAGATCTTCAGAAAGAAGTCAAG ACCCTCTCGGATGTTCGTGCAAACTGTAGGTGCTCAAGCAAGCAGAAGACGTAG